Part of the Puniceicoccaceae bacterium genome is shown below.
ACCCTGGCTTCCAGTTGGCGCATCTGGCACATGCCTTCAGTTATGCCGTCATGATGTGGTCATTGCTTTGCGTGACGCTGGGAGTGTTCCGACGCTTTGTGGACCGACCCCATGCGATCATTCGCTATCTCGCAGATGCCTCATACTGGCTGTATCTGATTCACCTTCCTGTGGTTGTATGGCTGCAGGTTGCGATGGCCGAGCTGCCATTGCACTGGACTGCAAAATGGGTGCTCATCTGCACGCTGACGGTGGCCATCGGCCTGTTGCTGTATGACCTCGCTGTTCGACCGACCTTCCTGGGCAAGCTGTTGAACGGACGCAAACGGGAGCGCATCCTGTTTGCAAAAACACCAGCACCGCTTCCGCAAAACTGAACCCGAGCCGCCGGGAAAAGCATTCAGACTTTTCCCGGCAAACAAACTGTGCTAAGGCATGGACCATGCCTGCACCCCACGGTCGAGTTCCCTGCATTCTGATCGCAGACGATCAAAAAGACATCCTCAGTTCGGGAAAGTTACTGTTCAAAGGGGAGGGCTTCCCGAAAATCTGTTTGAGAGCGAGCTTTTCGGTCATGTGAAGGGAGCGTTTACAGACGCACGCTCTGACCGCATGGGTCGATACGAACTGGCCGATGGCGGCACCTTGTTTTTGGATGAGATTGGAAACCTGTGCTTCAAGCATCAGGCGACTCTGTTGCGCCTGTTGGAAAGCGGTGAATTTGAGCGTCTGGGTTCCTCAAAGACACGCACTGCCGACGTGCGCCTGATCTGTGCGACCAACGCGAATCTGGCGGAGCTGGTTCGCAACGGGAGTTTTCGCGAGGACCTGTACTATCGAATCAATACCGTGCCAGTGCACATCCCGCCGTTGCGGGAGCGTCCGGAGGACATCCTGCCGCTTGCGGAGGCATTCCTCACCAAATACCGCAGCAAATACGGAAAACCCCTGAAGCAAGGCTTCAGTGCAACCACAACGACGCAGCTGCGTCATTACTCCTGGCCGGGCAATGTGCGCGAACTCGAACACGTTGTTGAGCGCGCCGTGCTGTTGAGCCGGGGCGATGAAATCGAACCTGCCAATCTCGGCCTGCATTCGGAATCGG
Proteins encoded:
- a CDS encoding sigma-54 dependent transcriptional regulator, producing MDHACTPRSSSLHSDRRRSKRHPQFGKVTVQRGGLPENLFESELFGHVKGAFTDARSDRMGRYELADGGTLFLDEIGNLCFKHQATLLRLLESGEFERLGSSKTRTADVRLICATNANLAELVRNGSFREDLYYRINTVPVHIPPLRERPEDILPLAEAFLTKYRSKYGKPLKQGFSATTTTQLRHYSWPGNVRELEHVVERAVLLSRGDEIEPANLGLHSESERMVPDSGTGTLAAMERKMLLDAISRFPGDPNQAAEQLGITRSSLYRRIHKYHIPL